A genomic window from Aricia agestis chromosome 8, ilAriAges1.1, whole genome shotgun sequence includes:
- the LOC121729677 gene encoding methylcrotonoyl-CoA carboxylase subunit alpha, mitochondrial, translated as MAYLRKLNNLIPICLTSHSVRFKHVQSLKLDKHIRPIDKVLIANRGEIACRVMRTAKKLGIRTVAVYSDADKHAMHVEMADEAFHIGPAPSSQSYLNAEKILEVAKKSSSQAIHPGYGFLSENVEFCEKCANSDVIFIGPPASAIRDMGIKSTSKAIMSEAGVPIVKGYHGEDQSIEKLQAEAKRIGFPLMIKAVRGGGGKGMRIAMNESEFLTQLESAKTESLKSFGDDNMLLEQYITDPRHVEVQVFADMYGNAVHLFERDCSVQRRHQKIIEEAPAPGLSEETRQALGAAAVRAARAVGYVGAGTVEFILHRTTHDFHFMEMNTRLQVEHPITEMITGTDLVEWQLRVAAGEPLPLSQEEIIRRGHAVECRIYAEEPDAGFLPRAGMLNRLVQPAPEEHVRVETGVREGQEVSVHYDPMIAKLVVWGKDRHQALAKTRRKLSEYQVAGLETNVNFLLRLSGDASFVAGDVHTAFIPQHRERLFPEPRLRPHTAVQAALAHLISSQSETSANDSWKGINVSPSAWRPNYNLEKTVHLKFGERDVRVQVQYLDTPHSYNVRVDGGEWTRADVAVRREGDRDRLITKLGDHTSDVSVMTYADEVHVYDENGQTVLRLPRPKYQIESEAAGGAAGNASSPTPGILEKILVNKGDKVEKGQPLFVVIAMKMEYVVRSPREGVVADVAPYKQGDAIGKGTQIVILAEEKEK; from the exons ATGGCGTACTTAAGGAAATTAAATAATCT GATACCGATATGCTTAACAAGTCACAGTGTGAGGTTCAAACATGTGCAGAGCTTAAAACTGGATAAACATATACGTCCCATTGATAAAGTTCTAATAGCCAATCGAGGGGAGATAGCATGTAGGGTTATGAGAACTGCAAAAAAATTAGGTATAAGAACAGTTGCGGTTTATTCAGATGCTGATAAACATGCCATGCATGTTGAAATG GCCGATGAGGCATTCCATATTGGGCCAGCACCGTCTTCACAAAGCTATTTAAATGCTGAAAAGATTCTAGAAGTTGCCAAAAAGTCCAGTAGTCAAGCCATACACCCAGGCTATGGATTCCTTTCAGAAAATGTTGAATTTTGTGAGAAGTGTGCAAACTCCGATGTTATATTTATTGGACCTCCTGCATCAGCAATAAGGGACATGGGTATTAAAAG TACATCAAAAGCTATAATGTCTGAAGCAGGTGTGCCAATAGTAAAAGGGTATCACGGAGAAGACCAAAGCATTGAAAAGTTGCAGGCTGAAGCCAAAAGAATTGGGTTTCCACTAATGATAAAAGCAGTGAGAGGAGGAGGAGGcaaa GGCATGAGAATAGCGATGAATGAGTCTGAATTTTTAACACAACTAGAATCAGCAAAAACAGAATCTCTCAAGTCATTTGGTGATGATAACATGCTGTTGGAACAGTATATTACTGATCCTAGACATGTAGAAGTACAG GTGTTTGCTGATATGTACGGTAATGCAGTTCATTTGTTTGAAAGAGACTGCTCTGTTCAAAGAAGACACCAAAAAATTATAGAGGAGGCTCCAGCa CCGGGTCTATCAGAGGAGACGCGTCAGGCGCTGGGCGCGGCGGCGGTGCGGGCGGCGCGCGCAGTCGGCTACGTCGGCGCCGGCACGGTAGAGTTCATCCTCCACCGCACCACGCACGACTTCCACTTCATGGAGATGAACACACGCCTGCAAGTGGAACATCCCATCACTGAGATGATCACTG GCACAGATTTAGTGGAGTGGCAACTGCGTGTGGCAGCAGGCGAGCCTCTGCCGCTATCACAGGAAGAAATTATCCGACGCGGCCACGCGGTGGAGTGCCGGATATACGCTGAGGAGCCCGACGCAGGGTTCCTGCCGCGCGCTGGCATGCTGAACAGACTGGTGCAACCTGCGCCCGAGGAGCATGTCAGA GTGGAGACAGGAGTTCGCGAGGGTCAAGAAGTATCAGTGCACTACGATCCCATGATCGCCAAGCTCGTGGTGTGGGGCAAAGACCGGCACCAGGCGCTCGCCAAAACCAGGAGAAAGCTGTCCGAATACCAA GTGGCCGGGCTAGAGACGAACGTAAACTTCCTCCTACGTCTGAGCGGCGACGCGTCGTTCGTGGCGGGCGACGTGCACACGGCGTTCATACCGCAGCACCGCGAGCGGCTGTTCCCGGAGCCCCGCCTGCGCCCCCACACGGCCGTGCAGGCGGCGCTCGCCCAT CTTATTTCATCCCAATCTGAAACATCCGCCAATGATAGTTGGAAGGGAATTAATGTTTCGCCATCCGCTTGGAGACCGAACTACAATTTAGAGAAGACTGTGCATTTGAAATTTGGTGAACGAG ACGTAAGAGTCCAAGTGCAGTACCTGGACACGCCCCACTCGTACAACGTGCGCGTCGACGGTGGCGAGTGGACGCGCGCCGATGTGGCGGTGCGGCGCGAGGGGGACAGAGATAGACTGATCACGAAGCTCGGCGACCACACAAGTGATGTTAGCGTCATGACGTATGCCGACGAGGTGCATGTTTATGACGAG AACGGTCAAACGGTGCTGCGTTTACCTCGGCCGAAATACCAGATTGAGTCTgaggcggcgggcggcgcggccgGCAACGCCAGCTCACCCACACCCGGCATACTAGAGAAGATACTAGTCAACAAGGGGGATAAG GTTGAAAAAGGCCAGCCCCTATTCGTGGTGATCGCTATGAAGATGGAGTACGTAGTGCGGAGCCCTAGGGAGGGCGTCGTCGCCGACGTCGCGCCCTACAAGCAGGGCGACGCCATAGGGAAGGGCACACAGATTGTAATCTTAGCAGAGGAGAAAGAAAAGTAA